From the Phalacrocorax carbo chromosome Z, bPhaCar2.1, whole genome shotgun sequence genome, the window GGACTGTCCGTGCAGTCAGCTGAGGGAAGGTCCAGGGTAAACCTGTATCTATTAGATTCCAAAAATCTACACAGAGTCAAGAACTTAAGAAAGTTTGGAATTAGTCTGAGTTCACAGTATATCACCAGGCACAAAAGAGCAGAGACATCAGTCTTTGTGAGTTGCAGCTCTGGGAGAACTTGTGTTTTAAGGTCATACTTAAAACATCTATTTCTGACACCCAGGTGGAGTTTTAGGGCCAGTGAGCCACACCTGCTACAGGTTGTGGAGAGGAACAGTGTATATAGCCTGATGTCCCAAGGTTTTTCATTAGTAGATCAGTTAATGGCCTAGGCTATGCATTGTGCTTTCCTGCAGGCAGTCCTcctgtccttttcttcttccctccttccctccctgtttTTCAGAAGAGGCAGTAGTCAGGATGCTCTTCTCCACAGTATGATGGGGTGCAGGGATGGCACTACTGGTGGAGTACAGAACAGCTGATCTATGTGTTGGAAATAATTTCACCCAAGCTGAAAACTGTAATGAGTGCATAATGGGAGATagcatttgttttataaaataataaactaaaaattaaatatagtatctttcacattttattttttatatttaggcCTCCTATTCCCAAGCATCAGTTCACCTTTCATCATTGCAGAAATGACTGAGCTGGTTGTGAAGTAATGGGAAAAAGTAATATGAGGAAACTAATCTCATTCACTATCCTAGTGTAAATACTCCTTGGCCATGAAACAGAGGTTTCAAAACTTAAATGAGTACAGAAGAATTGCAGATAAATTTGACTttcaataaaaagagaaattattgaATAACTGACTAGCTAATGAAATGTTCATCTTGTAATGAATTTTAGCCTAGAATAGCAGTTTTATCATCCAGTGGGAAACAATGCACTTTGCAGAAATGTCATTAGAATGGAAAAAGTCTAAACTTAACACGCGTTTACAAAGTCATATTCCTGTGTGTTGAATTTTAGTTGGAGCTTTGTTTTGGAGTTGACTATGGCATATTTTATTGAATGGTATTATTATTTAATCGGTACTGTGTTTTTTGAGATATTCCTTTCCACAAGATTGAATGAGcattttttctccagaaagctTATCTACTAATTGTAATGTGAAGTGAAGCCAAAATAAGAGAGGACAGATACTTTTCTGTTCAACAGttcttttacattattttttaggACAACAAGCCTTTAGCAGAAATTCTGTACGTCGTGTTTGCCCCATTTCACTTTCAGTAATCAATAGGAGGAATATTTATGGTGAGAACTTATTGCATAGAGCTGTTGCGCATCAAGATATACACCTTGTACGTAACATGATAAAAGCTGGTGGAAATGTGAATGTTCAGGATTATGCTGGTAAGTTTCCATTCTATCAAAGTACTATTTTCAAGATAAATATCTACCAATAACTAATAAAAGTGCATATTATGAGTTTGTGCAGTAGACAAGACTGGAGGCTTGTGACTAGTCAGTAGATTATTAAAGTTTTATTGGTTTAACTTGGTAATTGTTCATGAGAAAATATATAGACCTATGTATAAAAGtatattgaaaaagaaaattttgcgGAAAAAGTAAACGGTTAAATAATTACAGTGTTGCAATTAAGTTTACTTAGCCTAAATTCAACAGTCCTGTGCATGCTTATCACAAAACAGTCCCTTAACTAAATAATCaatgtaatgtttttttaaagattttttttttggtccatgTCAGTGGTCAACTTGAGACACCAAGTTTTAGGTTTTCCAGTATAATTTTTCAGGGCCTCTGATTTTGCCCCTTGCatctgaaaggaagttgtaaCTTCATAATTTAGCACTCCTTTGATTTTCTGAAGTTGTGAATACTTGGTGTTCCACAGTTTTACTTCACCTTGGGCACCAAAAATCCAGAATGACAAATAGCAGCCAGCTGTGAACATTTTTTATTGAAGCAATTCACCTTATCCAGCTTAATGTGTGATATGCTGTGTGAAAGTCATTGCCACACATGCAGTATCAATTGGTTGTTTAAAATGTAAGACTGTTATTCCTTATTTTGCAGTTCCCTGTATCATCCATCGGGCTTTGATAAACTTCCATTACAGAAAATGGGTTCACAGACAGCTGACTCATTTGGTAGAAAAATCTGGGTCATTCTTTGAGTGTTTCCATCCTGTGCAGTTGCAAAGATTTCACAACTGttctgtgggaagaaaaaaaaaaaagcgttcTGCAGCTAAAGGCTATTGCATAATGCAGGCATATAACAGACCAAAATTAAGGTAgaaattttctgtcttctggaCTATCCTGAGAGATAGATTGGGTCAGCAGCAAATTTCAGACTTTTACAGCATAGGACTCTGGCATTTGGGCTAGGAGTGACTTGTAATATATGTTAACTTGTGCTGGAGGTAGATGAGAAAATATATTGTTGGTGGCTTTCAAAGTCACCTGCCAACAACAGAGAAATGTTGATAGTATGGGTTCAGCTGCAACCTCTGTGGGGAAGTGTACTAAAGTGTACTGGTTCCAGTTCTTGTCCTCACagctccttccttctttttcctttgcatgttTTCCCAGGCCACTGTTTCTTCATCCCCCAGACTCCAGCTCCTATATTTTGGTGCGAAAGGAGCACAACTGCACAAAATGTGTCTTAGTTGAACTCTTTGAAGAGATGAGAGACTGACCTGGTcctacttctttcttttttttaatgagggaGGTACAGTCAGAAAGAAGTAGAGTTGCCAGACCTGCGCCATTTTGAAATGCACTTTCACCTCACTCTCTTTGGGAATCATTGTTCTGATGGTTATATTCTGCCTCTatgccttttctcttctgttaaaGCCCTCCACCAGTGATGATCCATATCTTAGCctagtatttttcattattcctGTGCTACGGTACTCTGTTTCAGTACCTTACTGAATTCTCAggttctttggggtttttttttctctattttctggACATCAGCACATGGGATATGGACAGCACAGTAGAGATACTCTTTGTGATCTCAGTTTGAGTCTTGATTAACAGTGCCTTGAGGGAGCTGAAAAACCATTGCAATGACACTTGTGTATCTCCTTGGTCTGGAGAATGCACAGTGTCCTTGGAGAATCATGTTGCTAAACTGTAATGATTATCAATTGAACATGTTGCAGGTTCAGTTTTTCAGGGGCTTATTAGTATACCAAATAGAGGATACTTTTACTGAGGCAGAAGTAGGTACTTTCCCCTAAGTCAACCTTTCTTATCCTCCCCGTAGCAGATTTCAAGCTTTTGGTCCAGAATATGGAGTTACTATATTTTCTCAAATAGGCTCTATAAAATGcaagtaaaatgttttacagaTGATACTATTAAAAACCATTCATCCTGAAGCACTGTCAACATTAGGCAATATAGTTAAAACTTAGTTGAGTTTCAAGCATTCGGAAGCAAAGCCTAATAGTGCAAAATTTTTGGACAACCTGATGCAACATCCTGTGCCCATAATAAACCCAATTCAATACAAATATCCAATATTCAgggttgggtggtctataagAGAGCCTCAAGAGTTTCTCTTTCCAATGAAATTAAGATAATTTTGCTTAATGGGAGCAGAACAGTCTTAATAAGCCTAATTCATGTATTAATTCAGATATTGAGTGTGTGAATTAGGCCCAGACAACCTTCTGGTAATGGGAGATGGTTGAAGAGTAAGGCTGTCCATCAAAATGGTCTTCTGGAGGTGATGCTGGTTTGAGAGCTGGAAGATAAGAAGTGGAAGATCCTCTGTCTTTTTCCTTAACTTTTCTTACCCTACAAAAAACTGTCACATTACGAATGTTTAAGAAGCTGATGCAAGGTTATGCTAAACCCAGTTCAGAGACTTAGAttccatcttttatttttcctcaacaCCTCCTCCATGGAGTAGAATTGTATTGTGGGCCATTAAGCTCGTATCTTGGTTTATTCCATATATCTGGGAATGGATATGGATATAGAAATGGAATGGAATTAAGTAAGgatttttcattgctttctttGGAAACTCGAACCCTTcttgaaaagttttaaaaaacattttggtttgaCAATAAAGGCTCCAGgtctttattttgtcttttctttcttacttaCCCTCTTTAGCATGactatgtaaataaaaaatcaCCATGAAAAATTATCTTGTTCTTATAACAGCGTATACATTTTATCTGGGGGAAAAATCACCAATATGTGGgaggaataatttttattctctccttTTGTAACAGAACTGTCAAATCTAAAACTAATATTGATACAGGAGCACCTGGTTTTTAGCAAGTGCAAATTTTGACAAAAGAATGAGATCTCCCAACCCTTGTctttttcattaacattttttcatACACTTATTGTAAAATGCATCAGTTTTTACCTTTTCAGTATATTCTCTGAAACAGTTTTCAAATAGACAGCCTAAAACTGACATAaacttttataaattatttcaccgaaatgcaaaacacaggtttttcttttttgtaggCTGGACTGCACTACATAGAGCAAGTGTGGAAGGCTTTTATGGGATAGCAAATGAGCTTTTGAAAGCAGGAGCGGATGTTAATGCTAGAGGAAAGGAACAAATAACGCCACTGCAAGATGCAGTTAAAGAATCCCATTATGAGGTATATTCCAAATTGAACACAAATTATGGTTTAGGAATAGAAATTATTATTGTAGGGTGGAGAAGGTCacataatatttttacatgtacCTGGTCTTTTCAGATTATGGGTGAATTCAGGAGCTTGTAAGTCATTTCTGCCCAATTTCTGTTCAAACCGTTCCATGGTTTGCAAGATTTGtccaaaagcaaaaattgtttttctaacTGTTTGTGACAATGCTGAAGTACTGAGGAATAGATTGCTGCTACTTGCTACTACTGTCTAATACTACTTGTTTCACTTATATTATAATCACCTTGCAGAATAATTTATGATCTGAGCAGTTTTCTGGAGTTCTAATGACTTTTTTTCATGATTTTGTAAACATGCATGTATGGCGTGCAGCCACAGCCATgcacagacttttttttgtgtattaAGACCTACCATGGAGAGTTATGAAGATATGGCTTTATATTTTGTGTGGTCTTAAACAGAAAGTCAACTGAATTGTCAGTGTGAGTTAATTACAAGTTTTGTTGTGAAATACTGTGGTTTCATAAGCTTCTGTCTGAATTGTGGATCCTTTTTCAGTTTGGCAGTGGTTTCCTCCACCTGTCTGGTTGTGCATGTTCCTAGGGTGGCCAAGATTTATGTAGGAGTTCTGCGTGTCCCTTTTACCTGcttgctgtttctttctctaGAAGGGCATATATGCTGCcttggttgacagctggctgaacatgagccagcagtgtgcccaggtggccaagaaggccaatggcatcctggcttgtatcaggaacagtgtggccagcaggagcagggaagtgacaatgcccctgtactcggcactggtgaggccacacctcgaatactgtgttcagttttgggcctctcactacaagaagggcatTTTGGTGCTGGattgtgtccagagaagggcaacaaagctggtgacaggtctagagaacaagtcttatgaggagcagctgagggaactggggttgtttagcctggagaagaggagtctgaggggagaccttattgctccctacaactacctgaaaagaggctgtagcgaggcggttgtttgtctcttctccctggtaacaagcgataggacacgaggaaacagcttcaagctgcatcggggaggtttagattggatattaggaaaaatttctttactggaagagtggtcaggcattggaacaggcttcccagagaggtggtgggggtCACCAtgcctggaagtgttcaaaaaacttgtagacatggcacttcctggcatggtttaggaggcgtggtggtgttgggttgatggttggacttgacgatcctagaggacctttccaaccttaatgattttgtgattctacTATGATTCTAATATTTATTGATTtccaagattttaatttttttttgtggggtgtAGAAAGTTTTGTCCCTAAACATTTCCTTGCTTTGTGGTTCACAACTGAGATTAGACTGAGACTGCTTCTCCCCAAGTCTTCCTGGAgtaaagaggaagggaagactTTTGGTTAATAATTTTCTCTGAGACTTGAGAGCTTGTGGATCACAGACTATTGTGAGTTCATTAAGTATTTCTGTGTTCTGTGAAAGTACCTAAGATACCATGTCCATGGGGTCAGCAGCTTGAATGATATTGGAAGAACACTGATCTCAGCTAGGTCACTTGGGGCACACCCACATCATTCAAAACAGAGCTGTGTTAAAGTTATGTGAGTACCGTATCCACAAAGAATGGTACTACTTGGTGGTGCTGTATTTACTCAGGAGCAGTATAGATGTATCACTGCAGTGGTCTGTCAGATAATTTTTGTTGCTTCTGACTAGCAACAAAATAGTAATAGTGATTCAGTAATATGACTTTTGGTAACATGGTATTTGGAggtatttctttcaaagctaCCTTCTCTGCGTGAAGTTTTTATTGTAGATATAAACACACCTTTTGACTGCTTTATCCCTTTCTGCACCTACAATAtggcaaaattaatttcttatttcagaaaaatgttaagTATACAACAGACTTTCTAATAGTACAGTTAAGGAGGAGAGCCTAAAAGTGTGATGTGTAGCTAAAGATCTCATTACGGAAGAAGAGTTCTCAGCATCACCTGTTGAAAAATCCATAGATTTGGGACAATCTGTGAAATCTAGTAGGGTTCATGCTTTGGATTGAACTCTTTCTTATTTGCTCTGTTGTTAGGATAATATATGAATTGAGAAAACTTAACTAGTGATTTTCTCAGTAGATACCTGTTTGGAAGTAATGAAGGACTTTAAATGCATGGGTGAAGGATGTGAGTCAAGCTCAGTCTGAAATTATAGCAGATGCTGAAGAGAGAAATGTAGAGCTGTGGGGGGATGAATCCTACCCTGTATTTTGGGAGACATTGGCTTAATGATGTCAGGTTAATAACTGGAATGAacttatgaaaatgaaaataataagaCTTAAGGATAATGATACATGTAGCCGAATGCTTGGGGTATATTAACTAGAATAGAGAGGGATTATTTGTCTTAGGCCTTAGATGTGGTTTTAGTTGCTCATGTTGTTGAGTGCAAGAGAGAGAAGCCTGTATAAGGAAAGAGTATGGAAAATACTATCATAAAAGAAACAGTctgaaaaacttatttttctagATGGCAGAGTTATTGCTTTGGTATGGGGCGGATCCCTTATTAAAAAATGAGATGGGAAGGTGCGCATTAGAAGAAGCTTCTGACCCATCTGTGAGGAAACTGCTTAAAAGCTATGTGGCAAAATCCAGAAGAGATTCAGTATCAGGTAGGAGAGAATTATTCTGACATATCATCACCACTAAATGGAGAAATTCAGAACATGTGTTGCACTATATTTCCTTAATTGCTGCTAGTAATTCCATCGGATTCACTGTCTGATACCTGAGTACCAGTAAGCATTCCCTACACATCCCAGTTGCTGTACATTGGCATAGTATAAAAGATAATGATGTCCAACTTCTTCTTGGGCTGGAGCCACctttaaatttgaaaagaagATGTGAAGCACAATACTTGTTGCCTATCTAAATGTAAGATGGGCATGGCTGGACTTGCTGATGGTTGAGGTATGGCTTAGAGCTAGGGACCTTATTGCatcctttcagtacttaaagggtggtttataagaaagatggtGACAAGCGTTTCAGCAGAGCCTGTTATGATAcaacaaggggcaatggtttaAAACTACAAGATGGTAGATTCAGAAACAAGGAAtgaattttttacaatgagggtgatgaaacactggcacaggtttcccagagaggtgatagatgccccatccctggaaacattcaaggtgaggttggatgGGACTCTGAGCAGCTGGACCTTaggtgaagatgtccctgctcattgcaggggggttggactagatgacctttaaaggtcccttccaacccaacccgttctatgattccatgataaAACTTCATTCTAAACTGGCATAGAGGCTGAATTTTGAAGGATCCATAAGATAAAAAATGGAGGATCTAGGATTAGATCTAGATCTTAGGGGTTGCCAAGCCTTAACTCCTTGTCCTTAACTGCTAATTATAGGGATGAGACTAGGGTAATATTACTGTAGGTAGTAGCTAGTGAGTTTGCAAGGTGTTGGTAGGTGAGTGTTCTGGCTAAGGTGAGATTTGGATCTTGTACAATCTTAGGAACTAAGTTGAGAAGAAGGTTCAGAAGAGGCTGCTTGGTCATGGGCAGGTACAAAGAAGTGCCACAGGATAAGCTTTGAGTAGAGTTAGAATTAGGACTGCTGGCCACCAGTGGGCCAGTGAGGACTGTGGCATGTTTAAGTCTGGAAGGAGTCCCCAGCCCTCAGACTGTTATCCATTATTGCGCTTCCATGTGGGTACCAATGAAGCCACAACACATAGTCCAAGGGCAATCAAAAGAGGCTTCAGGGCCTTGGAACAATTGTTAAGGGCATCTGGAGCACAGGtagttttttcctctctctttaaaggtgccttccaacccaacccattctatgattctatgattttataaGTTTAAAGTCAGGGTGGCAGGAGTAGGCAGGAGTTACTGTCTTCAAATGAGAGTGAAACCAAGATTAATGCTACTGTCGGAGGTTAGCTGACAGGGACTGCTCTATTTGGGAGGTTAGAGCCATGAATGGTCATCTAGTTATTCTGAGCCTTACAAAGATTGGTGGACTAAAAATATGTTCAAAATTACGGTTTGGATTAGCGCTTGGCTTAATAAGTGCTCAATAGTTGAGCCATTGGGCTTAATTTAGGACTAAGACTGGCAGGATCCATTGGACTAATATTGATCTTATTCCCTGAAGATTCCCTGGAGTGGTGGAGAAAGTGTTGCCATGCTGTGAAATGCCTGTTAAATTTAAGGCTGTTTCCAGTGTGGGTTATTGGGTGAATCTTagggttggggttggggttCATGTTGCAGTACAAAATAACAAAGGTTGATGAGctagatttttttcaatatggTGTGGCTAGTGTAAGAACATGTTGGCCACAAGTAGATGCATAGAGTTGAGTGGATTAAGTAAGTCTGTTAATATCTAGGGTAGCTGCtatactttttttaatgccattttgTCAGCAGAGAAGGTAGCTGAAAAGCTAATGCAATCCACCAGCAAGGCACTGAATTTGTGCTGGGGAATATCCCTGCCTATTTTTACACCAATGACTTGGCTTTAACTACATGTTTTCCTGCCCAAATAGGCTGCACAGGGAAAGACGTAAGCTAGGCTATCATCCCACCATCACCGGCTTCAGAAAAGTCTCTTGGGGATCAGGGAGGCCCCTTGGAAGTTAGGAAAATGTAGTAGCTCCTCTAAGTTTCAAAAGAGTTGCTCAGGTTGCTGATCTTCAAAAAAATTTGGGAACATAATGTCCTACTTTACTCTCACCTGTCCTGGTTTATACAAGATGCCATCTGCAACAAAGATCAGACTccaaaattttaatatatattttatatattgatATGTTTTAGATTCTAGTAAAACCCTTACAGCTTGTTAATTTTTCTGGATAGCTAAATGCAATAAGTACTGTTACACACGAGATCGTAAACAGAAGATGGTATATATGTAAAGAATTACGGTCTCTTTTCAATTCtggtttctttctgtctttcattttcatttcaggtgGAGGTGATTCAAAGAATATGTTAAAAACTCTAAGTGTTGAGGATACAAACCTGCACCAGGTACATCTTTACCAAGAATCCTGATATAAATTCACTGCTGAACTGTTAAGGGCCTGCTAGCAGTCTTCAGTAAACTAAAGCAGATGACTATTTCTAAAATGTGTTTCAAAACCAGTGCATAATGTACTAGATGCTTCATACCCAGCAGTGACTGAAACAGAGTAATACTCAATGTTCTTCCAGTTCTTTGGCAAGCAGTTGCTGATCCTTACTGGTACTTGGGATAAGCTGCAGCCTTGTGAAGATGCAAGGCAGAGGCAATCAGCTGGCGCTCATGGACAGTGTTTCTTGCTGAGTTTTTGCAAGTGCTGCAGAGGTAACTCACAACAAGCATGGTACATCAGTGTGTCGTTGTACTTGCAGAAACCTGACTGCAGCTGCAAGATTTTGCCTGGCTTATAGCAGTAAGGTAGCTGCTTCTTGTCCCTATGTAGTAGGTTGTGTCGGGTTTTGACAGGAAAGGGTTAGGAAGCCAGTCCTGCACGGGGATTGCACGATTACGCCTTCAGACCTCAGGAAGATGTGGGACCTAGTGCCTCACATGAAGACAAGATACCGTGATCAGTCACTTGGGTCATAGTTTGTTTGCATATAGCACAAGAGCTGTTGGCATTAAAAGCTGTACTCTCCCTCTCATTATCTCGCCTTTGAACGATAACCGGTAATACCTGAAACATATAACGCAGTGTGCACAGACATTTTATTCTTGCTTCCTCAAGTTTTATGTGGTTATGATAACTGTCCTTGTTACTCACAGTAGTGCAGTCTATGGTGTCTTTAGAAATGTTACGTTATAACAGCATCCGTGGTGTATAGTCTTAGATTAAACTTTAAAACGTTAGTTGATTGATGAAGGATATTCTCCAGGTAGAAGGTGTTGTAAACATTTAATTGGGAAAACCTATTACTGTGGTTGTGTAACTGATGATTTCAGTAGTTGTACAAGTTGTCACAGTGTTTGTGTTCTGGTTCTATCTCCAGATATGAAGTAACCAACAGGGTAATTCTAGTTAGTCATTGGCCTTTGGAGCAGATTTGTTGTGAGGTTGCCATGAGTTAattctgtgtggttttgctgtgttctttctctttctttataaTTTCCTAAAATCATTTCAGACAGATTTACCAGAAATGTGAAACTGTGGCTCTGGTATATGACCACAGAAGCAatgttgttttaattctttaaagGCAGAGCTTTAATTTGAAACCAattcagctttcagaaataactAAAAGTGTAAATCACTTCAGTAATTATTATCATTGAATTTCACCCATTAATTTTTACACTTTTATACACATATTTCTtagtttcttaatttctttgtcCCATGCTCTTACAAAGCTGCACAGGCAGAGGAAATCAGTTAATTTTATAatagcacagattttttttagtatataataatttcttagaaaattaaattaagtatATGGCCTGTTTTGTAGATAGAATAAAATGCAGATAGCACAGTTCAACATGATCATAGTAAAGCATCAAAGGAAATTTTgctaaaaataagcaaagcagaaaaacaaatttggtGAAATATGCAAAAAATGAAGTTCTTCAGGATTCTGAaggtagaaaacaaacaaacaaactaaaaaccaaacagattttaaaaaagacaaatagaTCTGCTGTTCTTATAGCAGAGGCTACAGCCAAGAGTCAATGCAGAAATAATGTCTCATGTTAAATGGACTTTACATTTAGGTCCACTTACAAATGAAGAAACagttaaattacagaaaatgtatttccatCATGTCAGACCTAATGAAATGAGCCACACTGTTGCTGTTTCTAATCATAATTGTTGCATCCCAGTTAATGTAGGAAAACTGAGCTAAGACAGAATTGCAACAGGAACATGAGTTCAATAGTGGTAACAGTGAAAAGccatttacagaagaaaagggCAGAACTGGTGGAAGCTCAGCAACTTCTCTTGTAACAGGGAAGGAGATCAGCAGTTTGTGTTGCCCCACATCAGCAGTTTCTGGAGAAGAAGTGTCTGCACAGCATTGTCAGACTACTGATTTaacagattttgcttttcaatCAATACTTACTTGCTTTGACTTCCTCTTACAATGTATCTGTCCTAAAGTTACAAGAGGTCAAGAGTTATGATAGTCTCAAGCAGAGTAACAGTAGTAGTTTGAGTGACAGGAATCTAAATACTGGTATGAGAATACCTTCagaatgaattatttctttgcaaaacttGACAAATCAAGTTAAATCTGATGTTgatggaaacaaaattaatggaTCAACTCTAAGTTTAAAACTCTCTTTGCCTTTGTTTGAACAGTTTTCCTTACAGACAAATGAGTCAGAAGTAGCATGTGCAAATCTTATGGATTCAGACAACAGGGACACATTGCAACAAACTATTCTAAATGAAGTGCAAAACATTTATACTAATACATCTGAAGATGGAACCGGCTGCACTGAACAGACACTTCAAGCAAATGCAGAAACAGTGTTAGCATATGAGTTTTCAGCAGCTACTAATGGGGAAGGTGTTTCTGGAAGTCCTTATAATTCTACCAGTGGTGTACTAAACACCATTGAACAAAAGGTTCCACAGCCACAGAAAGGAGGGAGGATCCTGCTTAATGCTGCAGAAGGTGTCGAAGGATGTCACATTGAAACTGAAAATGCTAATAGTTTGGAGGTCGAGCCTATGGCCTTTCAGCTCCAAGAAAAGGACATGCTTCAAATTAGGCAAGAGAGAGAGGATCTTCAGGAGACCAACTCAAAAGCAGATTTGCATTTTGGTATTACTGCAGACAGCAAGTCTCCTTATTCATTTCAGATTGCGGAAAATATGCAGAAAGAAACCGTCCAGAAAGCAGGTGCCATGTTTcgtttaaaataattattttatgagTTTGTTGTAAACATTCTGTGTTTTTTagtaaaaaaccccagctgttGATCTCCAGACAGAATATATTTTGCCATAAATAAGTAGCAGACGCATGAGCTGTTTTGTGGTACAGTTCACTATGCCAGATTAATTAgtaatttttgctttgtatttttggGGGCTGTTTTATATCCAAATCCACATTGTATTTACCAAAATGTGACTGCAATGGTCATTACAATAATTAGAATGAAATTCATAAgtaccttattttttttaatacctaagAATCAGTAAAGGTCATACTTTCATGAAAGAATCTTCGAATTGTTT encodes:
- the LOC104047208 gene encoding ankyrin repeat domain-containing protein 31, whose translation is MIKAGGNVNVQDYAGWTALHRASVEGFYGIANELLKAGADVNARGKEQITPLQDAVKESHYEMAELLLWYGADPLLKNEMGRCALEEASDPSVRKLLKSYVAKSRRDSVSGGGDSKNMLKTLSVEDTNLHQFSLQTNESEVACANLMDSDNRDTLQQTILNEVQNIYTNTSEDGTGCTEQTLQANAETVLAYEFSAATNGEGVSGSPYNSTSGVLNTIEQKVPQPQKGGRILLNAAEGVEGCHIETENANSLEVEPMAFQLQEKDMLQIRQEREDLQETNSKADLHFGITADSKSPYSFQIAENMQKETVQKAESCLSTRKGAVILHNTCNTRAGRKTKVKRNAKGETQLHIAAKRGDLSLVKTLISSGICVNEQDNAGWTAIHEASNRGFTEVISELLKAGANVNSRSLDGILPIHDAVSGNYLEAVRILLQHGANPCERNGSGKSALDEASDDEMKELLKSYGAMDSLLPVETVEVTGNVNHRITL